A single window of Nicotiana sylvestris chromosome 5, ASM39365v2, whole genome shotgun sequence DNA harbors:
- the LOC104239179 gene encoding S-adenosylmethionine carrier 1, chloroplastic/mitochondrial isoform X1 → MGPFALALDTKNSFAASDASGRKMDNLQMVPKNFFASVNSGEEKPFDFLRILFEGVIAGGTAGVVVETVLYPIDTIKTRLQETRGGGQIALKGLYSGLAGNLAGVLPASAIFVGVYEPAKQKLLKMLPENLSAVAHLTAGALGGIAASFVRVPTEVIKQRMQTRQFASAPDAVRLIVSKEGFKGLYAGYGSFLLRDLPFDAIQFCIYEQLRIGYKLAAKRDLNDPENAVIGAFAGALTGAITTPLDVIKTRLMVQGSANQYKGIVDCVRTIVAEEGAPALLKGIGPRVLWIGIGGSIFFGVLERTKRYLAQNRPDNAASKQD, encoded by the exons ATGGGACCTTTTGCATTAGCTTTGGATACAAAGAATTCTTTTGCAGCCTCAG ATGCATCTGGTAGAAAAATGGATAACCTTCAGATGGTACCAAAAAATTTCTTCGCATCAGTCAACAGCGGAGAAGAGAAACCATTTGATTTCTTACGTATACTATTTG AGGGTGTCATAGCAGGAGGGACAGCAGGCGTTGTCGTTGAAACAGTTTTATATCCCATTGATACAATAAAAACACGACTGCAGGAAA CTCGTGGTGGAGGACAAATAGCCTTGAAAGGGTTGTATTCTGGGCTTGCTGGAAATCTTGCTGGAGTCCTACC GGCTTCTGCCATTTTTGTTGGTGTATATGAACCGGCAAAGCAAAAGTTATTGAAGATGCTTCCCGAAAATCTTAGTGCTGTGGCCCATCTT ACTGCTGGTGCTTTAGGAGGCATTGCTGCTTCTTTCGTTCGTGTTCCAACTGAG GTCATTAAACAGCGGATGCAGACTAGGCAATTTGCTTCGGCTCCTGATGCTGTTCGCCTAATTGTTTCTAAGGAAGGTTTTAAAGGTCTTTATGCG GGATATGGGTCATTTCTACTTCGAGATTTGCCATTTGACGCCATCCAGTTTTGTATCTATGAGCAGCTGCGGATAGGTTATAAGCTGGCA GCAAAAAGGGACTTGAATGATCCAGAGAATGCTGTTATTGGTGCCTTTGCTG GTGCTCTAACTGGAGCTATAACTACCCCTCTTGATGTCATTAAGACGAGATTAATGGTTCAG GGTTCTGCCAACCAATACAAAGGCATCGTTGATTGTGTGAGGACTATTGTTGCAGAAGAAGGAGCTCCAGCACTTCTAAAG GGCATCGGGCCAAGAGTGCTGTGGATAGGCATTGGCGGATCAATATTCTTTGGTGTTCTTGAGAGGACAAAGCGATACCTTGCACAAAATCGTCCTGATAATGCAGCCTCAAAGCAGGATTAG
- the LOC104239179 gene encoding S-adenosylmethionine carrier 1, chloroplastic/mitochondrial isoform X2, which produces MGPFALALDTKNSFAASDASGRKMDNLQMVPKNFFASVNSGEEKPFDFLQGVIAGGTAGVVVETVLYPIDTIKTRLQETRGGGQIALKGLYSGLAGNLAGVLPASAIFVGVYEPAKQKLLKMLPENLSAVAHLTAGALGGIAASFVRVPTEVIKQRMQTRQFASAPDAVRLIVSKEGFKGLYAGYGSFLLRDLPFDAIQFCIYEQLRIGYKLAAKRDLNDPENAVIGAFAGALTGAITTPLDVIKTRLMVQGSANQYKGIVDCVRTIVAEEGAPALLKGIGPRVLWIGIGGSIFFGVLERTKRYLAQNRPDNAASKQD; this is translated from the exons ATGGGACCTTTTGCATTAGCTTTGGATACAAAGAATTCTTTTGCAGCCTCAG ATGCATCTGGTAGAAAAATGGATAACCTTCAGATGGTACCAAAAAATTTCTTCGCATCAGTCAACAGCGGAGAAGAGAAACCATTTGATTTCTTAC AGGGTGTCATAGCAGGAGGGACAGCAGGCGTTGTCGTTGAAACAGTTTTATATCCCATTGATACAATAAAAACACGACTGCAGGAAA CTCGTGGTGGAGGACAAATAGCCTTGAAAGGGTTGTATTCTGGGCTTGCTGGAAATCTTGCTGGAGTCCTACC GGCTTCTGCCATTTTTGTTGGTGTATATGAACCGGCAAAGCAAAAGTTATTGAAGATGCTTCCCGAAAATCTTAGTGCTGTGGCCCATCTT ACTGCTGGTGCTTTAGGAGGCATTGCTGCTTCTTTCGTTCGTGTTCCAACTGAG GTCATTAAACAGCGGATGCAGACTAGGCAATTTGCTTCGGCTCCTGATGCTGTTCGCCTAATTGTTTCTAAGGAAGGTTTTAAAGGTCTTTATGCG GGATATGGGTCATTTCTACTTCGAGATTTGCCATTTGACGCCATCCAGTTTTGTATCTATGAGCAGCTGCGGATAGGTTATAAGCTGGCA GCAAAAAGGGACTTGAATGATCCAGAGAATGCTGTTATTGGTGCCTTTGCTG GTGCTCTAACTGGAGCTATAACTACCCCTCTTGATGTCATTAAGACGAGATTAATGGTTCAG GGTTCTGCCAACCAATACAAAGGCATCGTTGATTGTGTGAGGACTATTGTTGCAGAAGAAGGAGCTCCAGCACTTCTAAAG GGCATCGGGCCAAGAGTGCTGTGGATAGGCATTGGCGGATCAATATTCTTTGGTGTTCTTGAGAGGACAAAGCGATACCTTGCACAAAATCGTCCTGATAATGCAGCCTCAAAGCAGGATTAG